One Ornithinicoccus hortensis genomic window, GACCTCCATCCCGAGTTCGAGACCCCGGTCGACCGGCTGGCCACCTGGCTCGCCCGGCTCGACGACGACCTCGACGACGACCTCGACGAGTGAACCGCACCCGATGAACAGGAGAGAGCATTCGTGACGTCCGGCACTGACGGCGCCCCCGTCGAGTTCACCCCCAGCGCCAACTTCCAGGTCGGCGACGGCCCACGCGACATCGGCCTGTGCTTCGCCGGCGACGGCTTCGTCGCCGGCTACGGCGACCCCAAGGCCCTGGGCTGGGTGAGCCGGGTGGTCGGCCGGACCCCGCTGCAGGAGGCCGACCTCAGCGCCTACAACCTGGGCGTGCGGGGCGACTCGAGCGCCGACGTGATGCACCGGTGGCGCACCGAGTGCCCGCCGCGCTGGAAGGACCGTGGGGAGCGGCGGCTCGTCGTGGGCGTCGGGTCCGAGGACGTGGCCCAGGAGATCACCACGGCCCGGTCCCGGCTCAACCTGGCCAACATCCTCGACGAGGCCACGACGACGGGGATCTCCACCTTCGTGGTGGGCCCGACCCCCCAGCTGGATGCCCAGGTCAACGCCAAGCTGGCCCAGTTGTCCGACGCGCAGGCCGACGTCTGCGCCCGCCGCGGCGTCCCCTTCGTGGACTGCTTCGCCCCGCTGCGCGAGCACGACCAGTGGCAGTCCGACCTCGCGGCCGGCGACACGGTCCACCCCGGGCAGGCCGGGTACGGGCTGATCGCCTGGCTGGTGCTGCACGCCGGCTGGCTGCGCTGGCTGCAGCTGGCCGCCTGAGCGCCGCGGCGGACGCTCAGGCGCGGCCCTGCAGCCGGGTGACCCAGTCCTGGGCCTCCCGGTATGCCGTGGGGCCCGCCTCGTCGGCGACCGGCTGGACGACCCCGTCGGCCCGCGGGTAGGAGCCGAGGAAGCGCACCTGGGCGCAGGTCCGTTTCAGGCCCACCAGCGCCTCGGCCAGCCGGGGTTCGGCGATGTGTCCCACCGCCTCGATGGTGAAGCAGTACTTGCCGATCCCCTGCCCCGTCGGGCGCGACTCCAGCCGGAAGAGGTCGATGTCGCGGACCGCGAACTGCTCGAGCAGCTCCAGCAGCGCACCCGGCCGGTTGTCGCGGATGAAGGCCACCATGGTGGTGGTGTCGGCCCCGGTGGGCGGTGGCGGCGGCACGTCCCCGCGGGCCAGCTCGACGAACCGGGTCACCGCGCCGCGGTGGTCGGCGATCCCGTCCTCGAGGACCACCAGCCCGTGCACCTCGGCGGCCAGCGCCGCCGAGATCGCGGCGTCGTAGACCTCCGCGCCGACCAGGGCCGCGGCGCGGGCGGTCGAGGACTCGGGGATCAGTTCGACGCCCGGGAGGTTCCGGGCGACCCACTCGCGGGTCTGCGCCATGGCGACCGGGTGGGTGGAGACCCGCCGGATATCCTCGCGGGTGGTCCCCTCCCGGACCACGAGGGCGAACTCGACGGCGATGTGCGTCTCCCGGGTGATCACCAGCGGCAGGCCGTGGATCAACTGGTCCAGGGTGGAGGACACCCCACCCTCGATGGAGTTCTCGAACGGCACCACGGCCCGGTCCACCTCCCCCGACCGCAACCCGTCGAGGGCCGCCTCGACACCCGGGGCGGCCCAGGTTTCCTCGGCGTCGGGATACAACCGGCGCAGCGCCTGCTGGGTGAAGGTCCCCGCCGGACCCAGGTAGCCGATCCGCCGCGGTGCCTGCTGCTCGCTCACACGCGAACCCTAATCGGCCCGCAACTGCGGCGAGCCACCGAGCCGACCGTAGTGGTCGGGCCGATGGCTCGCGGCCGGGCAGGGGCGCTCAGTACGCGCCGCTCTTCCGGCTGTCCAGGACCACCCGGAAGGTGCGCCAGATGATCATCAGGTCGAGCAGCGGCGTCCAGTTCTCCACGTAGTACAGGTCGAGACGGACAGCCTCTTCCCAGGCCAGTTCGGTGCGGCCACTGATCTGCCAGAGGCCGGTCATGCCCGGGTTCACCAGCAGTCGGCGACGGGTGTCCTGCTCGTACAGCTCGACCTCCTTGGGCAGCGGCGGCCGGGGGCCGACCAGGCTCATCTGCCCGAGCAGGACGTTCACCAGCTGGGGCAGCTCGTCCACGCTGTACTTGCGCAGGTACTTGCCGACCCGGGTGACCCGCGGGTCCTCCCGGATCTTGAACAGCGGTCCGGCGCCCTCGTTCTGGGCCTGCAGCTCGGCCAACCGCGCCTCGGCGTCCACGGCCATGCTGCGGAACTTGATCATCTGGAACGGGGTGCCGTTGCGGCCCACCCGCTCCTGCCGGAAGAACACGGGCCCCGGGTCGTCCATCCGCACCAGCAGCGCGACGACGAGGAACACCGGGGCCAGCAGCAGCAGCCCGAATGCGGCACCGACCCGGTCCAGGACCGACTTGACGATGGCGCGGGGACCGGTGAAGCGCGGCGCCTCGACGTGGATCAGCGGCAGCCCGTCGATCGGGCGGGTGACCACGCGCGGGCCCGCGACGTCCATGATGCCGGGAGCGACCACGAGCTCGATGGTGGTGCCCTCCAACGCCCACCCGAGCCGGCGCAGCCCCTTGGTGCCCAGACCGGCCGAGCTGGAAACGGCGATGACGTCGACCCGGTGCGCGAGCGCCTGGACCAACACGTCGGCCTCCCGGCCGAGCACCTGCGTCTTCTCGTCGAACTTGACCGCCGGGTCGTCGGTGCAGACGCCGAGCACCTTGTAGCCAGCGCCCGGGGTGCGCGCCAGCGCGGTGGACAGGCCCTGGACGTGATCGTAGTCACCGACCAGGAGCACCCGGTCCGACATCCGGCCGGCCGCGCGCTGGGTCACCAGCCACTTGCGCGCCGTCCAGCGGCCGGCCAGCAGCAGCAGGGTGGCCAGCGGGAAGGCGTACAGCACGTAGCGGTGCGCACCGTTGACCTGGTAGGCGAAGGCGGCGACGGAGAACGCGGCGAGCAGCCAGATGCTGGCCGTGACCACGTTGCGGTACTCCTGGATGCCGTGCCCGATCACCCGGGCGTCGTAGGTGTTGTGCCACTGCAGCAGGAGCATCCAGCCCACGGCCAGGCCCAGACCGAGGATGATCGTGCGCAGCTGGTCCGGTGAGGACTCCGAGGTCGGGAACAGGTTGACCTCGCCCAGTCCGACGAACTGGACCGCGACGATCGCGATAAGCACCATCGCGAGATCGAGCGCGCGGACGGCATACAGGTAGCGGGTGAGGTACCGGCGCAGGCCCACCGGCCGACGACCGGAGGCCTGGGCCCGGGTGCCGAAGTCGGGCATCACGAACAGCGGTGGCGCGTGGCGTCCGTCGGCTACACTTCCCCCGCCCATCGCTCCGAGCAGCGATTCCCCTGCCTCGGCTCGCAAATGTGCAGACATCTCATTCCTGGCGTTGTGTCGACTCAGTCGGGCTCGCCTCCGGGTCACCGAGGGCTTTTTACTGTTTCTTGACCATCAGCAGACTAGATGTTTGGCAGGCATTTGGCTAGTCCTGCCGCCGAAATCGTCCCGGAAGGTCCTTCGGTGCATCGCGGGGGAAGAGTCGCCCCCGACCGTCCTGATACATGGAGGCGCTCGGCGGACACACACCGTGGGTGCTGTTGTCCACGGGAAACTTGGTGCAGGATGACCCCACAGACCGCCCGACGGAAGGACGACCCCATGACCCGGCGAACCACCAAGAGCGCGACCCGCTCCCTGATCGCAGTGGCGGCCCTCGGGCTCGTACTCGCCTCGTGCGGGTCCGACGAGGGCGACCCCGGGGATGCCGGGGGTGGCGACAGCAGCGCCGGTGAGGAGGGCGCGGGTGGCGGCACGACGGTCGAGGCCGACGAGGAGCTGGCCGCCATGGTGCCCGAGGACATCGCCGAGGCCGGGGTGCTCCGGGTCGGCACGGACGCGTCCTACGCGCCCAACGAGTTCTTCGACGAGGACGGCTCCACCATCGTGGGCTTCGACGTCGACCTGTTCGACGCCGTCGCGGCCAAGCTCGGCCTGGAGACGCAGTGGGAGAACTCCTCCTTCGACACGATCATCGTGGGCGTCTCCAGCGACAAGTACGACGTGGGCGTCTCCAGCTTCACGATCAACGAGGACCGCAAGACGCAGGTCAACATGATCAGCTACTACAACGCGGGCACCCAGTGGGCGGTGGCGACCGGCAACCCCGACGGCGTCGACCCCGACGACGCGTGCGGGCTGATCGTCGCCGTGCAGACGGGCACCGTCCAGGAGGAGGACGACCTGCCGGTCCGGCAGGAGGCCTGCGGCGACAACCCGTTCACCGTCCAGTCCTACGAGGGCCAGGACGAGGCGACTTCCGCGCTGGTGACCGGCAAGGCACAGGCGATGCTGGCCGACTCCCCCATCATCGGCTACGCGGTCTCCCAGACAAACGGCCAGATCGAGGCGGTCGGTGAGGTCTACGACGCCGCCCCCTACGGCTATGTGGCACCGCTGGAGGACACCGACCTCGCCGATGCCCTCGCCGCGGCCCTGACCTCCCTGGAGGAGGACGGCACCTACGGCGAGATCCTCGCCGAGTGGGGTGTCGAGGACGGCGCGATCGACGACTTCGCCGTCAACCCCTGAGATGAGTCAGACCCCTGCCGGCCCCGAGGCGGGGGCCGAGGAACGACCGGGGCGGATCGACGCCGTCCCGGTCCGCCACCCCGGGCGGTGGCTCGGCGTGGCGATCATCAGCGTGCTGGTGGCGATGTTCGTCAACATGCTGATCACCAACGAGAAGTTCAACTGGCCGTTCGTCTTCGAGTCGATGTTCAAGCCGCCGGTGATCAACGGCCTGCTGATGGGCACCCTGGTGGTCACCGCCCTGGCCATGCTCATCGGCGTGACGCTGGGCGTCCTGCTGGCCGTGATGCGGTTGTCCCCCAACCCGGTGCTCTCCGGCGTGGCGTTCGCGTTCGTCTGGTTCTTCCGCGGGGTGCCCCGCCTGGTGCTGCTCACCATCATGGGCAGCCTGGGCATCCTGTTCATCGGCGGCCTGGACATCGGCATCCCGTTCGACCAGCAGATCCTCGGCCTGTTCGGGATCGATGGTGACTGGCGCTTCCTGACCCTGGACGCCAACCAGGTCTTCGTCGGGGTCGCCGGCGGCGCGATCGGCCTGGGCCTGTCCGAGGCCGCCTACATGGCCGAGATCGCCCGGGCGGGGATCCTGTCCGTCGATAGCGGCCAGACGGAGGCCGCCGAGGCGCTGGGCATGGACGGCAGCACCACCATGCGGCGGATCGTGCTCCCCCAGGCGATGCGGGTGATCGTGCCCCCGACCGGCAACGAGCTGATCTCGATGGTCAAGGACACCTCCCTGCTGATCGGCGTGCCGGTCAGCACCGAGTTGTTCTTCCAGCTCAGGTCCATCGGGTCGCGCACCTACGAGGTCTTCCCGGTGCTCGTGGCCGCCTGCATCTGGTACCTGATCATCGGCAGCATCCTGATGGTCGGTCAGTACTACCTGGAGCGCTACTTCAACCGTGGCTACGGCGCCCGCCGCGACGCCGCGCCGGTAGCGGCCAACGACACGGCGGAGGGAGTGTGATGGGTATGCAGCCACTCGTCCGCGCGGTCAACGTCACCAAGGCGTTCGGCCACAACGAGGTGCTCAAGGGGATCGACCTGTCCGTGGAGTCCGGCCAGGTCGTCACCCTGCTGGGCCCCTCGGGTTCGGGCAAGACCACCTTCCTGCGCTGCATCAACCAGTTGGAGACCATCGACGGCGGCCGGATCTGGGTCGACGGCGACCTGATGGGCTACCGGGAGGACGGCGGCAAGCTCTACCGCCTGACCGACCGGCAGATCGCCGCGCAGCGGCGCAACATCGGCATGGTCTTCCAGCGGTTCAACCTGTTCCCGCACAAGACGGTGCTGGAGAACATCTGCGAGGCACCCGTCGTGGTCCAGGGGCGCAAGCGCCGGGCCGTGGAACAGGAGGCGCTGACCCTCCTGGAGCGGGTCGGTCTGCAGGACAAACCGCGGGCCTACCCCAACCAGCTCTCCGGCGGCCAGCAGCAGCGCGTGGCGATCGCCCGGGCGCTGGCGATGTCCCCCAAGCTAATGCTCTTCGACGAGCCGACGTCCGCGCTGGACCCCGAACTCGTCGGGGACGTCCTGGCCGTGATGCGCGACCTGGCGCTGAGCGGCATGACCATGGTCGTGGTCACCCACGAGATGGCCTTCGCCCGGGACGTGAGCGACCACGTGGTCTTCATGGACGGCGGGGTCGTCGTCGAGGAAGGGCCACCGAAGGAGGTCCTGGTCAACCCGCAGCACAACCGGACCCGCAACTTCCTGCAGCGGGTCCGCGAGGAGCACGCCGACGGGGTCGAGGAGGTGCCGGACCACGTCCGGCAGCCGGGCGAGCCCGTCGACTGATGCCTCCCTGACGGGCGGCCTCCCGGTCAGCGCCCGGTGAGCGCCCGCGACAGGTGCGGGAGCAACGCGGCGACCTGGTCGCTCATCAGCTGGTAGGTGGCGGCGGACCGCATGTAGGGGTCGACGATGTCGACCGCGGCGGCCTCCCGCGGGGGACGCAGCCCCCGTTGCGCGGCCAGCGCCCCGGTGACCTCCCGGACCCACTGGGCACTGTCGTCGGTGTCCGGCAGGTCCTCCGCGGGCAGGTGCTCGGCGAGGTCGGCGAAGTCGCCGACGGTGAAGGTGTAGCGCAACGCCTTGGGATAGGTCTTCACGACGGCGGCCCGGTGCTCCCGGGTCGCGGTCAGCACCAGATCGGCCGCGGCCACCAGGTCGCGGGTGAGTTGCCGGGAGACGAAGCCGTCGGCGCTGCCGCCGAAGCCGGCCAGGCGCTCCGCGGACTGCTCGTCCATCGGATGGCCGACCATGGCCATCGTCCCAGCGCTCCGCACCGGCACGGTGCCGGCGCCCCACCGCTCGTCCACCATCCCCTGCAGCACGCGCTCGAGCAGCGGCGAGCGGCAGATGTTGCCGGTGCACACGGTCAGGATCTGTCCCTCCATGACCCGGACTCTACGGGGCGGCCGAGGTCACCTCGGCCAGGGCCTGCACGACCTCGCTCTCCGACCAGCGCTGCCCCACGGTCCGCAGGGTGGCGACCCGATAGTCCGGCAGCGCGCCGGGGTCCGGCACGGCACGTCCCGCCACCGGCGGCTCCGCCACCTCCTCGGGGTGCCGGAGCACGACCTCCAGCCGGGCCTCGGTCAGCTGCTCGACCAGGCCCTGCCCCCACTCCACGACCGTGACCGAGGACTCGACGGAGTCGTCCAGGTCCAGGTCGTCCAGCTCGGCCGCCCCGTCCAGGCGGTAGGCGTCCACGTGCACCAGGGCCGGGCCGCCGACCTCCGAGGGGTGCACCCGGGAGATGACGAAGGTCGGCGAGATGATCGGTCCCCGCACCCCGAGCCCCTCGGCGAGGCCCTGGGTCAGGGTCGTCTTGCCGGCGCCTAGCCCACCGACCAGGAGCACCAGGTCGCCGGCCCGCAGCAGCCTGCCGAGGGCGGCACCGAACCGGCGGGTCTCCTCCGCGTCGGCCAGCCGCCGGGTCAGCTGCTGCCCGGTCACGCGTCCGTGCGCCGCGGCTGCGCCCGGCGCCTCGTCGGGCGGGTGGCCCGGTCGCGGCGCTGCTTGTCCAGGTCGGTGACCCTGCGCCGGGACCCACGGGTCGCCCGCGAGGCCGCCGGCGCCGGGGTGACGGCGGCCCGCTCGGCGCGCCGGGCCAGGGCCAGGATCTGCTCGCCGACGACCTGGGGGTGCTCCAGCATGATGATGTGCCCGGCGTCGGCCACCACCACGTGGTCGGCACCCGGCAGCAGCTCCACGATCTCGTCGCTGTGCTCGGTCGAGGTCAGGATGTCCTTGTCCCCGTTGAGCACCAGCACCTCCACCCCGTCCAGGTTGGCCAGCGCCGCCCGCTTGTCGTGCCGGTTCAGGGCGGGGGTGTAGGAGGCCATCACCTCCATGGTGGTGCCGAAGATCATGTCGGCGGTGAGCCGCACCACAGACAACGGCACCGGCGAGGCGAACGAGCCCCGGTCGACCAGGAACTCCTGGAGCTGCCGCCCGCCGCGCATCACCGAGTCGACGACCTCCTGCCGGCCGGCCATGGTCGACATCGCCACCGGGCCGAGCCGGTTCACCACCCCGCCGAGCAGCTTGCCCATGCCCCAGGTGACCCGCTCCAGCCCACCGGCGCTGGTCGAGACGAGCGCCACGCCGACCACCCGCTCGCGGAACAGCTGGGGGTCCGCCTCGGCGAGGGCCATGATCGCCATCCCACCCATCGAGTGCCCCACGAGGACCAGGTCACCCTCCGGGACGACCTCGTCGACCAGCCGGTGCAGGTCGGACCCGACCTGCTCCACCGTGTTGTGCGACGGCTCGCCCGTGCCGGACGACCCGTGCCCGCGCTTGTCCCACACCACGACCCGGTAGCCGGCCTCGTGCAGCATCCGCCGCTGGTAGACCCAGCACCGCAGGTCCAGCGTGTAGCCGTGCCCGAGGACGATGGTCGGCCGGCCGGGTACCGGTTCGTCCGGCTCGTCGATCTCCACGTGCAGCGGCACGCCGTCGTCGGCGACCACCACGGCCGTGCTCGTCGGCTCCACGGTGAAGTCCTCGTCGGTGCCGAGCGCGACCGCGTGCTCCCGGTCCCGCCAGAGGCGGTCGATGGCCACCCCCGCCACCGTGGCCAGGCCGGCCGCCGCGACTCCGGCGCCGATCCCCAACAGCTTGTTGCGATCCGTCTCGATCACCCTTCCGCACCGCTCTGGACGGCCGCCGACGCGGCCGCGCTTCCGACATACACCCGGGGCACCCGGGGCCCGAACCGGGTGACGATCTCATAATTGATCGTCCCGACGGATTCTGCCCAATCCTGCGCCGTCGGCTCGCCCGCCGTGCCGGGGCCGAACAGCACCACCTCGTCCCCCGCCCGCACCGGCAGGTCCCCCACGTCCACGACGAACTGGTCCATGCACACCCGCCCGGCGATCCGCCGCCGTTCCCCCTCCACCAGCACGGACGCCCGGTTCGAGGCGTGCCGGGGCACCCCGTCGGCATAGCCGAGCGGGATGTCCACCAGCGTGGTCGGACCCGGGGTCGTGTAGGTGTGCCCGTAGGAGACCCCTTGCCCGCCGGGCACCCGCTTGACCACCGCCGCGCGGGCCACCGCGGTCATCGCCGGGACGAGGCCGAGCTGCTCGGGGGTGCCGATCTCGGGGGCCGGCGACAGGCCGTAGACGGACAGGCCGGGACGCACCAGGTCCCACGCGGACTCGGGGGTGGTCAGCGTCGCGGCCGAGTTGGACATGTGCCGCACCTCGGGAGTCAGGCCGGCCCGCTCGGCGATCGCCACCGCATCGGCGAAGGCTTCCTGCTGGTGCCGCACCGTCGGGTGGCCGGGCGCGTCGGCGTAGGCGAAGTGGGTGAAGATCCCGACCACCCGGACCGCGCCCTCGGCCTCCAGCCGCCGGGCGTGGTCGACCAGGATCTGCCAGTCGGTATGCCGTGCGCCGGCGTCCGCGAGGAAGGCACCGTTGCGGCCCAACCCGGTGTCCACCTTCAGGTGCACCCGGGCGGTCTCCCCGGTAGCGCGGGCCGCCTCCAGCACGGCATCCAGCGTCCACGGCGCGGACGCCGCGAGGTCGATGCCCGCGGTGAGCGCCGGGGCGAAGTCCATCCCCGGCGCGTGCAACCAGGACAGCACCGGTGCGGTGATCCCCGCGGCGCGCAGCGCCAGGGCCTCCTGCAGCTGGGCCACGCCGAGCCAGCCGGCACCGCCGGCGAGCGCGGCGCGGGCGCTCGGCACCAGGCCGTGGCCGTAGGCGTCGGCCTTGACCACGGCCATCAGGTCGGCGGCGCCGGCCCGGCGGCGGAGCTCTCCCACATTGGCGGCGATGGCGTCGAGGTCGATCCGGACCTCGGCGGGGTGCCGCAGGACGACCGGGTGCTCTCCGGTCTGCTGCGGCTCTGGTGTCGGCGGCGTGGCATTCATGGTGAGGGCCAGTCTGGCAGTCCGGTTGCCGTCCGGCGTGCACCTGGGCAGACTCGGGCCATGAACGACCGGCATCCCGACCTCGATCCGGCGGGCGTCGCGCTGCTCAACGCGCTCGGCGCCGTGCACTCCGAGCACCTGGACCTGCCGACGCCGTGCCGGGACTGGCCGGTCAGTGTCCTGATCGCCCACCTGGACGAGTTGACCAAGGCGTTCGCCGACAGCGCGGCCCGGGAGTTCGGCCCCTGGACCGACAACCCGCCGGCCGAGCGCGAATTCGTGCTCGCACAGGGCTGGTCGACCCGGCTGCCCCGACACGTCCAGGAACTCGTCCTGGCCTGGCACGCCCCGGGGGTCTGGGACGGGGAGACCCGGATCGGCGGGGTCGACCAACCCGCCGAACAGGTCGGCCTGGCCGCGCTCACCGAGGTGGTGCTGCACGGGTGGGACCTGTCCCGGGCGATCGGGGTGCCGTACGAGCCCGACGAGGCGACCGCCCGGGCCGTCCTGGACTACCTGGAGTCGCTCGGCGACGCGCGGGAGGGTGCCTACGGTCCGGCGGTCCCGCTGCCGGACGACCTCACCCCGGAGGCGGACACGCTGGACCGGGCACTCGCGCTCAGCGGGCGGTCCCCCGACTGGTCCTGACCGGTCACGGGTCCCTGCGCCGGGCGGGGACCGCCGTTTGGTAGGCAGGTGGGGTGACCACGTCGCCGCGCCGCGAGCGCCTCCACCTCGTCCTGATGCTGATCCTCACGTTCTCCACCGGGGTGGTCGACGCCGTCGGCTACCTCGGCTTCGACCGGGTGTTCACCGGCAACATGACCGGCAACGTCGTCATCCTCGGGATGGGCCTCGCCGGGGCCGAGGAGCTGCCGGTCCTCCGCCCGCTGCTGGCGCTCGGGCTGTTCCTGGTGGGGGCCCTGCTCGGGGGGCGGCTGTCGACCCACGAGCAGGGCTGGACCCGGCGGACCACCCTGGCGTTCGGGCTGGCCGCCCTCTCGCTGACCCTGCTCGCGGTGGTCATGGCGACCCTGGACGCGGCCGACTCCGGCCCCGTCGGCACCGTCACCACCTCCACCCTCGCCCTGACGATGGGCCTCCAGGCGGCCACGGCGAAGAGGCTGGGCGTCACGGACGTCAGCACGGTGGTGGTGACCTCCACGATCACCGGCCTTGCCGCCGACTCCCGCCTCGCCGGCGGTCAGGGCCCGCGCAGCGGCAGGCGGGCGCTGGCCGTGCTCCTGATCCTGCTGGGGGCGCTGACCGGCGCCCTGCTGCTGCGGATCGACCCGTGGGTGGGCGTGGCCCTGTCGGCGACCCTGTGCCTGGTGGTGACCTGCGCGGGCCACCGGGACTCCCGGCGGGAGGTCCCGGTGGCGGCCACGCAGCCGGCGTGAGCGCGGCGGTCCGTCAGGCGTTCGCCACGGCCGCCAGCTGGGCCATCAGGCTGTCCCCGCCCAGGAGGTCGGAGTCCACCTCGCCGAGCCGGTCCACGATCCGTTGGCCGACCACCTCGGTGGTGGCGCCCATCGCCTCGCCGGCCAGGGCCGGGAGCTCGGAGAGCACGGACGCTGCGGCGGCCTCCACCGCGGCGGCGGCCTCCCCCTCGCCGAGGGTGCCCAGGGCCAGCGCCAGGGAGAGCACCGCGCCCGCCGGGTTCGCCCACCCGCGCCCGGCGATGTCCGGCGCCGAGCCGTGGATCGGCTCGAACATGCTCGTGCCGGACCCGTCCAGGTTGAGGTTGCCGCTGGCGGCGACCCCGAGGCCACCGGCGAGCACGGCACCCAGGTCCGTGACGATGTCGCCGAACAGGTTGTCGGTGACGACCACGTCGAACCGCTCCGGCGTGGTCGGCAGGTGCATGCACATGGCGTCCACGTGGACGTAGTCGGTCTCCACGTCCGGGTACTGCGCCGACAGCTCTTCCACCACCGACAGCCACAGCCTGCCGGCCTCGACCAGCACGTTCGTCTTGTGGCACAGGGTGAGCTTCTTGCGGCGCTGCTGGGCCAGCCGGAAGGAGAAGTCCACGGCGCGGTGCGCGGCATACCAGGTGTTCACCGACTCCTGCACCGCCACCGCGGCGGGGGTGCCGCGGTGCACGGTGCTGCCGCGGCCGACATACGCGCCCTCGCTGTTCTCCCGGACCACGACCAGGTCGCACCGCTGCGGCGTGAGGCCCGCGATCGGGGTGGGCACCCCCGGGTAGAGCCGCACGGGGCGCAGGTTGACGGCCTGGGTCATCGCGGCGCGCATGGCCAGGATCACGCCGTGCTCGAGGATCCCCGGGGTCACCTTGGGGCTGCCGATGGCACCGAACAGGATCGCGTCGTTGCTGCGCAGCTCGGCCACCGCCTCGTCCGGGAGGAGCTCCCCGCTCTCCAGGTACCGGTCGGCCCCGAGGGAGACCGTGGTGCGCTCGGTGCTGAAGCCGAACCGTTGCTCGGCGGCGTCCAGCACGGCGAGTGCCGCGTCGGTGACCTCTGGCCCGATCCCGTCCCCGGGGATGACGGCCAACCGGTGATGACCCATAACGACTCCTTCGTTTGCATACAACTCTGGCGGATACAGTGTGTCCTACGTCAACCACCTCGGAAGGAGTGGCCCCGATGGGTAAGACCCTGGCTGAAAAGGTCTGGCAGTCGCACGTCGTGCGCCGAGCCGAGGGAGAACCGGACCTTCTCTACATCGACCTGCACCTGGTGCACGAGGTCACCAGCCCGCAGGCGTTCGACGGTCTGCGGTTGGCGGGCCGCGGCGTGCGCCGCCCGGACCTCACCGTGGCCACCGAGGACCACAACGTGCCGACCACCCTCGGCCCGGTGGTCGACCTGGTGAGCCGCACCCAGCTGGAGGCGCTGAAGCGCAACTGTGACGAGTTCGGCATCGTGCACCACGAGCGCGGCAAGCTGGGCCAGGGCATCGTGCACGTCATCGGCCCCGAGCTCGGGCTGACCCAGCCGGGCATGACGATCGTGTGCGGCGACTCCCACACCTCCACCCACGGCGCGTTCGGCGCGATCGCGATGGGTATCGGTACCAGCGAGGTCGAGCACGTCCTCGCCACGCAGACCCTGCCGCTGGCACCGTTCAAGACGATGGCGATCACCGTCGAGGGCGAGCTCCCGGCGGGCGTCTCGGCCAAGGACATCATCCTGGGCGTGATCAACCGGATCGGCACCGGTGGTGGGCAGGGCTACATCCTGGAGTACCGCGGCAGCGCCATCGAGTCGCTGTCCATGGAGGGCCGGATGACGATCTGCAATATGTCGATCGAGGCCGGTGCCCGGGCCGGGATGGTGGCCCCCGACGAGACCACCTTCGCCTACCTCAAGGACCGCCCGCACGCCCCGAAGGGCGCCGACTGGGACGCCGCCCTCGAGGAGTGGCGCCAGCTGCGCACCGACCCGGACGCCACCTTCGACGCCGAGGTCGTCATCGACGCCGCCGACCTGTCGCCCTACGTCACGTGGGGTACCAACCCCGG contains:
- the leuC gene encoding 3-isopropylmalate dehydratase large subunit, whose product is MGKTLAEKVWQSHVVRRAEGEPDLLYIDLHLVHEVTSPQAFDGLRLAGRGVRRPDLTVATEDHNVPTTLGPVVDLVSRTQLEALKRNCDEFGIVHHERGKLGQGIVHVIGPELGLTQPGMTIVCGDSHTSTHGAFGAIAMGIGTSEVEHVLATQTLPLAPFKTMAITVEGELPAGVSAKDIILGVINRIGTGGGQGYILEYRGSAIESLSMEGRMTICNMSIEAGARAGMVAPDETTFAYLKDRPHAPKGADWDAALEEWRQLRTDPDATFDAEVVIDAADLSPYVTWGTNPGQSVPLGSAVPDPETFGDEAAADAGRRALEYMDLQAGTPMKEIAVDAVFLGSCTNGRIEDLRTAAELLRGKHIADGVRMLVVPGSHAVKLQAEAEGLDEVFTAAGGEWRLAGCSMCLGMNPDQLSPQERCASTSNRNFEGRQGARSRTHLVSPAVAAATALRGTLSSPADL